A genomic stretch from Photobacterium atrarenae includes:
- a CDS encoding ABC transporter permease yields MSEISDTRALSKPQRSSMLLKWSWRELWHGQLWPVAVALTLIIACVFALAALVVRVEKIMVDQGRSMIAADLVFRSADPIEPSLLAQAQSLGLTVSQQTRFGTMAFSDEQMQLVSVKAVDSRFPLRGELVLEGDRRHNQVRPGELWLSERLFSLLAVQPGDLVSIGDAALTVSGRIVTEPELSFNPFSQMPAVLIHASDLAQTGAIQPGSRVRFRAYFSGEDAQLEQLQQAITLAPGQRWISETTQGRTGEMIERARQYLSLTLFLVILMATATLVLTCLHYSATRVAAVAMMKSLGASKRWLWRWLTRQLAMLFSIAAVAGLSLGWLLEFLLRLPLADVLPDPLPEMGLMPLAASLLVALLVAVPGIGISLLRLVDAPAISVIQQQVAWPKNRRGYALIVLPVAAALLWFGSNKFMWLTLAGLAALLVVLAALGLGLVALLKRGAWRSAVRLALSRISRSPLASGAQLAALTSSLMLLAVIWLLRTDLLADWQQTLPADAPNVFALNISPQERERYLDVLDNSGVARSDSYPVIRGRLTAINQQDMLAVSREERDESLRRELNLTWRESIPVHNTLLEGTWATQSGVSVESGIAERLGIALGDELTFHVNSQPFSATVTSLREVEWRNMRPNFYFIFTPDVMAALPATWLLSFRIEAEQSALVNRLGRDFPTVTLLDLRIMATRIQAILQQVSLSLSVLAALGVSSGLLLVLTLLRLSLSQREQEIQLYRTLGASRKRISDTVWSEYGIMALLAGVMAAAGAEVVMASLMIWGFELPVQGHSMLWLVLPLLSLMLVVVIIRSMIRKLLQPLKG; encoded by the coding sequence ATGAGCGAGATCAGTGATACCCGCGCGTTGAGCAAACCTCAGCGCTCGTCGATGCTTCTCAAGTGGAGCTGGCGTGAGCTCTGGCACGGCCAGCTCTGGCCGGTCGCAGTGGCGCTGACCTTAATTATTGCCTGTGTGTTCGCCCTGGCGGCGTTGGTGGTGCGGGTCGAGAAGATCATGGTCGATCAGGGGCGATCCATGATTGCCGCCGATTTGGTTTTTCGCTCCGCCGATCCGATCGAGCCCTCGCTGCTGGCGCAGGCGCAATCACTGGGGCTCACCGTCTCGCAGCAAACCCGGTTCGGCACCATGGCGTTCAGTGATGAGCAGATGCAGCTGGTCAGCGTCAAGGCGGTGGACAGTCGCTTCCCGCTACGTGGAGAGTTGGTGCTTGAGGGTGATCGCCGTCACAACCAGGTACGGCCCGGAGAGCTATGGCTGTCGGAACGGTTGTTTTCTCTGTTGGCGGTGCAGCCGGGCGATCTAGTGTCGATTGGCGATGCGGCATTGACGGTGAGCGGGCGGATTGTGACCGAGCCGGAGCTGTCTTTTAACCCATTCAGCCAGATGCCGGCGGTATTGATCCATGCCAGTGATTTGGCGCAAACCGGGGCGATTCAGCCGGGCAGCAGGGTGCGTTTTCGGGCCTATTTCAGCGGCGAAGATGCGCAGCTAGAGCAATTACAGCAGGCGATCACCCTGGCGCCCGGGCAGCGCTGGATCAGTGAAACCACCCAGGGCCGGACCGGGGAGATGATCGAGCGGGCCCGGCAGTATCTGTCGCTGACCCTGTTTCTGGTGATCCTGATGGCCACGGCCACCCTGGTGCTGACTTGCCTGCACTACAGCGCAACCCGGGTGGCGGCCGTGGCGATGATGAAAAGCTTGGGGGCGAGCAAGCGTTGGCTGTGGCGCTGGCTGACCCGTCAGCTGGCGATGCTGTTTTCGATTGCCGCTGTTGCCGGCCTGAGCCTGGGTTGGCTGCTTGAGTTTCTGCTGCGGCTGCCGCTGGCCGATGTCCTGCCGGATCCGCTGCCGGAAATGGGGTTGATGCCGCTGGCTGCCAGCTTGCTGGTGGCGCTGCTGGTGGCGGTTCCCGGGATCGGCATTTCTCTGTTGCGACTGGTGGATGCACCAGCGATTTCGGTGATCCAGCAGCAGGTGGCCTGGCCGAAAAACCGCCGGGGCTATGCCCTGATTGTGTTGCCGGTCGCCGCGGCCTTACTGTGGTTCGGCAGCAATAAATTTATGTGGCTGACCCTGGCCGGCCTGGCGGCACTGCTGGTGGTGCTGGCGGCACTGGGATTGGGTCTGGTTGCTTTGCTCAAGCGTGGCGCCTGGCGCAGTGCTGTGCGGCTGGCACTGAGCCGGATCAGCCGCAGCCCGTTGGCGAGCGGGGCACAGCTGGCGGCGCTGACCAGCTCGTTGATGCTGCTGGCGGTGATCTGGCTGCTGCGCACGGACTTGCTGGCCGACTGGCAGCAGACGTTGCCGGCCGATGCGCCCAATGTGTTTGCCCTCAATATCAGTCCTCAGGAGCGGGAGCGCTATCTCGACGTGCTGGATAACAGCGGCGTTGCGCGCTCGGACAGCTATCCGGTGATCCGGGGCCGGCTGACGGCGATTAACCAGCAAGATATGCTGGCGGTGTCCCGGGAGGAGCGGGATGAGTCTTTACGCCGTGAGTTGAACCTGACTTGGCGCGAGTCGATACCGGTTCATAATACGCTGTTGGAAGGGACGTGGGCGACGCAATCCGGGGTGTCAGTGGAGTCCGGCATTGCTGAGCGGCTCGGGATCGCATTGGGCGATGAGCTGACGTTTCATGTCAACAGCCAGCCGTTTAGTGCAACGGTTACCAGTTTGCGTGAAGTCGAATGGCGTAATATGCGGCCCAACTTCTATTTCATCTTCACCCCAGATGTGATGGCTGCGCTGCCGGCAACCTGGCTGCTGAGTTTCAGGATCGAAGCTGAACAGAGTGCGCTGGTCAATCGGCTTGGCCGGGACTTCCCGACGGTGACCCTGTTGGATCTGCGGATCATGGCGACCCGGATCCAGGCTATTTTGCAGCAGGTCTCGCTGTCGTTGTCCGTGCTGGCGGCATTGGGGGTGAGTAGTGGCTTGTTGCTGGTGCTCACCCTGCTCCGGCTCAGCCTGTCGCAGCGGGAGCAGGAGATCCAGCTCTATCGCACCCTGGGCGCGAGCCGAAAGCGGATTTCGGACACGGTGTGGAGCGAATACGGGATCATGGCGCTGTTGGCCGGGGTGATGGCCGCTGCCGGTGCAGAAGTGGTGATGGCCTCGCTGATGATCTGGGGATTCGAATTGCCTGTTCAGGGCCACTCGATGCTGTGGTTGGTATTGCCGCTGTTGTCGCTGATGCTGGTGGTCGTCATTATCCGTTCGATGATCCGTAAGTTACTGCAGCCACTCAAGGGGTGA
- a CDS encoding TIGR01777 family oxidoreductase produces MNILVTGGTGFIGKALLPHLTHERITVLSRNPPRAYQQLGHHIKVIDTLDTLPNLDDFDAVINLAGEPIINKRWTERQKQEICQSRWTITRQLADKIKAGNHPPHVLISGSAVGFYGDQQSRSFDESLEVNHQDFAHRVCRQWEEEAQAAQSEHTRVCLLRTGIVLARHDGALARMLPAYQLGFGGPIGSGQQYFPWIHLQDMVKGILFLLKHDEASGAYNFTAPYPVTNKEFSRTLAKVLHRPHFFKTPAWLLKLGLGEAATLLLDSQRALPKRLQEQGFHFCFPKLEHALEETVGDKSRIDEPGGV; encoded by the coding sequence ATGAATATTTTAGTCACCGGCGGAACAGGGTTTATCGGAAAAGCGCTGTTGCCACACCTGACCCATGAACGAATCACGGTCCTGAGCCGCAATCCACCCCGGGCATACCAGCAATTAGGACACCATATCAAGGTGATCGACACCCTGGATACGCTGCCCAACCTGGACGACTTTGATGCGGTGATCAACCTGGCTGGCGAGCCCATTATCAACAAACGCTGGACCGAGCGCCAGAAACAGGAAATTTGCCAGAGTCGCTGGACCATTACCCGCCAGCTGGCCGATAAAATCAAAGCCGGCAATCACCCGCCCCATGTCCTGATCAGCGGCTCAGCGGTCGGGTTCTACGGCGATCAGCAATCCCGCAGCTTTGACGAAAGCCTTGAAGTCAATCATCAGGACTTTGCCCACCGGGTGTGCCGCCAGTGGGAAGAAGAAGCGCAAGCTGCACAATCAGAGCACACCCGGGTGTGTCTGTTGCGGACCGGCATTGTCCTGGCCCGTCACGACGGTGCACTGGCACGCATGTTACCAGCCTACCAGCTCGGTTTTGGCGGCCCGATTGGCAGTGGTCAGCAGTATTTCCCCTGGATCCACCTGCAGGATATGGTCAAGGGGATCCTGTTTTTACTCAAGCATGACGAAGCCAGCGGAGCCTACAATTTCACAGCTCCCTACCCGGTGACCAACAAAGAATTCAGCCGTACCCTGGCCAAAGTGCTGCACCGCCCTCACTTTTTCAAAACGCCTGCCTGGCTGCTCAAGCTCGGCCTGGGGGAGGCGGCCACCTTACTGCTCGACAGCCAGCGGGCACTGCCCAAACGCCTGCAGGAGCAGGGGTTCCACTTCTGCTTTCCCAAACTGGAGCATGCCCTGGAAGAGACGGTCGGGGATAAAAGCCGGATCGATGAGCCCGGCGGCGTCTGA
- a CDS encoding DUF1538 domain-containing protein, with protein sequence MGAVLAMAKAMLSSLRDLMPIVLVIAFFQMVVLQQPLPDWGPILLGLVLVVVGLTLFVFGLELGLFPIGESMAHAFASKGSIVWLLIFAFCLGFGTTVAEPALTAVAAEAAEVAAEGGLIAADPESRAGYANGLRLTVALSVGIAIMLGVIRILKGWPIQRLIVGGYLAVMVMTWFAPPTIVGIAYDSGGVTTSTITVPLVTALGVGLAASIKGRNPMVDGFGLIAFASLTPMIFVMGYGMLVH encoded by the coding sequence ATGGGGGCTGTATTGGCGATGGCAAAGGCGATGTTATCCAGCCTGCGTGATCTGATGCCGATTGTGTTGGTGATCGCGTTTTTCCAGATGGTGGTGCTGCAGCAGCCGTTGCCGGATTGGGGGCCGATCCTGCTGGGCCTGGTGCTGGTGGTCGTCGGGTTGACCCTGTTCGTGTTCGGCCTTGAGTTGGGGCTGTTTCCAATCGGTGAGTCGATGGCACATGCCTTTGCCAGTAAAGGCAGTATTGTCTGGTTGCTTATTTTTGCCTTTTGCCTCGGATTTGGTACCACCGTTGCGGAGCCGGCGCTGACCGCGGTTGCTGCGGAAGCGGCCGAAGTCGCCGCGGAAGGTGGGCTGATTGCCGCTGATCCTGAGTCCCGGGCGGGCTATGCCAACGGTCTGCGCCTGACCGTGGCCCTGTCCGTCGGGATAGCTATTATGCTGGGGGTGATCCGGATCCTCAAAGGCTGGCCCATCCAGCGCCTGATCGTCGGTGGGTATCTGGCCGTGATGGTGATGACCTGGTTTGCGCCGCCGACCATTGTCGGGATTGCTTATGACTCCGGCGGGGTGACGACGTCGACCATTACCGTTCCTTTGGTCACGGCACTCGGTGTCGGACTGGCTGCGTCGATTAAAGGGCGTAATCCCATGGTCGACGGATTCGGGCTGATCGCCTTTGCTTCGCTGACGCCGATGATATTTGTGATGGGCTATGGCATGTTGGTGCACTAG
- a CDS encoding DUF1538 domain-containing protein, with amino-acid sequence MSELSSLGSHFLTTLLATVRDVLPIVVIIFGFQLAVLRRPVVHWPRVVLGFVYVILGLALFLMGLELALFPLGESMAAQLTALDFLFESGEVIPATVPWEEYYWVYLFAAAIGFSTTIAEPSLIAVAIKASQVSGGTIHVNGLRIAVALGVAAGIALGSYRIVAGDPLHYYILAGYVVVVIQTGFAPKMIVPLAYDSGGVTTSTVTVPIVTALGLGLASTVPGRNPMLDGFGLIAFASLFPMITVMGYAQLSVWLGRKESN; translated from the coding sequence ATGAGTGAACTATCGTCATTAGGCAGCCACTTCTTGACCACCCTCCTCGCCACGGTGCGCGACGTACTGCCGATCGTGGTCATTATTTTCGGCTTTCAGCTGGCTGTATTGCGACGTCCGGTGGTGCACTGGCCGCGGGTGGTGTTGGGGTTTGTGTATGTGATCCTGGGTCTGGCCCTGTTTCTGATGGGGCTGGAGTTGGCGTTGTTCCCGCTGGGTGAATCGATGGCGGCCCAGCTGACGGCGCTGGACTTTCTGTTTGAGTCCGGGGAAGTGATCCCGGCCACGGTGCCCTGGGAGGAATATTATTGGGTGTATCTGTTTGCCGCGGCGATTGGTTTCAGTACCACCATTGCTGAGCCGTCTTTGATCGCGGTGGCGATCAAAGCCAGCCAGGTTTCGGGCGGTACGATTCATGTCAATGGGCTGCGGATTGCCGTGGCGCTGGGGGTGGCGGCCGGGATTGCGCTCGGCAGCTACCGGATTGTTGCCGGTGATCCGCTGCACTATTACATTCTGGCCGGCTATGTGGTGGTGGTGATCCAGACCGGGTTTGCACCGAAAATGATTGTGCCGCTGGCCTATGATTCCGGCGGTGTGACAACCTCAACGGTCACGGTACCAATCGTGACTGCGCTGGGACTGGGACTGGCCTCAACCGTGCCGGGGCGAAACCCGATGCTCGATGGTTTCGGTTTGATCGCCTTTGCCAGTTTGTTTCCGATGATCACGGTGATGGGCTACGCCCAACTGTCGGTCTGGTTAGGGCGTAAGGAGAGTAACTGA
- a CDS encoding P-II family nitrogen regulator, which produces MRFKLLVAFVEDSKTDAVLDAAREAGATGATVINNARGEGLHKKKTFFGLSLEVQRDVLLLVVEEHLARTILETIERVGEFDSGGGQGIAVQLDVEDAIGVAHQVETLTKVVEDKL; this is translated from the coding sequence ATGCGATTTAAACTCTTGGTGGCGTTTGTCGAAGATTCGAAAACGGACGCGGTGTTAGATGCTGCCCGGGAAGCCGGAGCGACCGGCGCCACGGTGATCAACAATGCCCGGGGCGAAGGGTTGCACAAGAAAAAGACTTTCTTTGGCTTGAGCCTGGAAGTGCAGCGTGATGTATTGTTGCTGGTGGTAGAAGAGCACCTAGCCCGTACCATTTTAGAGACGATTGAGCGGGTCGGGGAGTTTGATTCTGGCGGCGGGCAGGGCATTGCGGTGCAGCTGGATGTAGAAGATGCCATCGGGGTGGCCCACCAAGTGGAGACATTAACTAAGGTTGTGGAGGACAAGCTATGA
- a CDS encoding CBS domain-containing protein: protein MSQDEVSRVRVRDVMMNTYAIVEGLTTVAEAVAIAKQRQVKALIVNKRNADDEYGIVLMNDIAKKVLAVDRSPERTNVYEIMTKPALSVSANMDVRYCARLFERFGISRAPVIEDGKVLGMVSYNNIVLNGMLRD from the coding sequence ATGAGCCAGGATGAAGTGAGCCGAGTCCGGGTGCGGGATGTGATGATGAACACTTACGCGATTGTGGAGGGGCTGACCACGGTCGCCGAGGCGGTTGCCATTGCTAAGCAGCGCCAGGTCAAAGCCTTGATTGTCAACAAACGCAATGCCGACGATGAGTACGGCATTGTGCTGATGAATGACATCGCTAAGAAGGTCCTGGCAGTGGATCGCTCACCGGAGCGGACCAATGTGTATGAAATCATGACCAAACCGGCATTGTCCGTCAGTGCCAATATGGATGTTCGCTACTGCGCCCGGCTGTTTGAGCGCTTTGGGATCAGCCGGGCCCCGGTGATTGAGGATGGCAAAGTGCTGGGCATGGTCAGCTATAACAATATTGTGTTGAACGGTATGCTGCGGGATTAA
- the yfcE gene encoding phosphodiesterase, with protein sequence MKLFFASDLHGCADSTRMMLTAFAQSGAEHLILLGDLLNHGPRNALPAGYAPTETAALLNQYADRIIAVRGNCDSEVDQMLLDFPMMADYNQILLADGRRLFLTHGHLYNGEKHPRLRDGDVIVSGHTHLPVAEQQGDLYLLNPGSVTIPRGEHPASYGLLENRGLLESGVPSEISTLKVVSFKGEVLRQVTLA encoded by the coding sequence ATGAAATTATTTTTTGCCTCCGATCTCCATGGCTGTGCCGACAGCACCCGGATGATGTTGACTGCCTTTGCCCAAAGTGGTGCCGAGCACCTGATCCTGTTGGGAGATTTGCTCAATCACGGCCCGCGTAACGCCTTACCGGCCGGTTATGCCCCGACCGAGACGGCAGCGCTGTTGAACCAGTATGCCGATCGCATCATTGCGGTGCGGGGCAACTGCGATAGCGAAGTGGATCAGATGCTGCTCGATTTTCCGATGATGGCAGATTATAACCAGATCTTGTTGGCGGACGGCCGTCGTTTGTTCCTGACCCATGGTCATCTTTACAACGGTGAGAAACATCCCAGGCTGCGGGACGGGGATGTGATTGTTTCCGGCCATACTCACCTGCCGGTGGCTGAGCAGCAGGGAGACTTGTATTTGCTGAACCCGGGCTCGGTCACCATTCCGCGTGGTGAACACCCGGCCAGCTATGGCCTGCTTGAAAACCGTGGCTTATTGGAAAGCGGTGTCCCATCAGAAATCAGCACTCTGAAAGTGGTGTCGTTTAAGGGCGAGGTGCTGCGCCAGGTTACCTTGGCTTAA
- the pta gene encoding phosphate acetyltransferase has translation MSRTIMLVPVGAGVGLTSVSLGVLRAMERKGVRVSFFKPIAQPRHGGEQPDLTTTIITANSDMKVAESFSMARAEELIRNDQSDVLLEDIVARFKESTAGAEVTLIEGLVPTRKHPFANQINYEIAKTLDAEIVFVVAPGTDNPAQLKERIEVACSNFGGIKNKHISGVIVNKLNAPVDAAGRTRPDLSEIFDDAEATVPTHVEVMQVFNSSPIRVLGCAPWSSELIATRATDIAHHLNAEIINQGEIKTRRIKSITFCARSIPHMVEHFRPGSLLVTSADRPDVIVAACLAAMNGVEIGALLLTGGYELPKPVMDLCERAFKTGLPVMTAQGNTWQTSLNLQSFSLEVPADDKERVELVNEYMASHIDGQWIESLSEGSSRERRLSPPAFRYQLTEFARAAAKRVVLPEGDEPRTVKAAAICAERGIAECVLLGNPEEIKRVAEQQGVVLGAGVEIIDPEAVREQYVARLVELRKNKGMTEVVAREQLQDTVVLGTMMLERDEVDGLVSGAVHTTANTIRPPLQLIKTAPGASLVSSVFFMLLPDQVLVYGDCAINPDPNAEQLAEIAIQSADSAKAFGIEPRVAMISYSTGTSGQGADVDKVREATRIAQEKRPDLVIDGPLQYDAAIMENVAASKAPNSPVAGKATVFVFPDLNTGNTTYKAVQRSADLVSIGPMLQGMRKPVNDLSRGALVDDIVYTVALTAIQAKQAEDAKA, from the coding sequence GTGTCTCGTACTATTATGCTTGTTCCGGTTGGCGCCGGTGTTGGTCTGACCAGTGTAAGTCTGGGTGTCCTGCGTGCCATGGAGCGCAAAGGTGTTCGCGTTTCTTTCTTCAAACCGATTGCCCAGCCACGTCACGGTGGTGAGCAACCGGATCTGACCACCACCATCATCACTGCCAACAGCGATATGAAAGTGGCTGAGTCTTTCTCGATGGCCCGTGCCGAAGAGCTGATCCGTAACGACCAGAGCGACGTGCTGCTGGAAGACATCGTGGCCCGCTTCAAAGAATCCACGGCAGGCGCAGAAGTGACTCTGATTGAAGGTCTGGTCCCGACCCGCAAGCATCCGTTCGCCAACCAGATCAACTACGAAATCGCCAAAACTCTGGACGCTGAGATCGTGTTTGTCGTTGCCCCGGGCACCGACAATCCGGCACAGCTGAAAGAGCGCATCGAAGTGGCTTGCTCAAACTTCGGCGGGATCAAAAACAAACACATCTCCGGTGTGATCGTCAACAAACTGAACGCGCCGGTTGATGCGGCAGGCCGCACCCGTCCGGATCTGTCAGAGATCTTTGACGATGCTGAAGCGACCGTACCAACTCACGTTGAAGTGATGCAAGTCTTCAACTCCAGCCCAATCCGCGTGCTGGGGTGTGCGCCATGGAGCTCTGAGCTGATCGCCACCCGTGCGACCGACATTGCCCATCACCTGAACGCTGAAATCATCAACCAAGGTGAAATCAAAACCCGCCGCATCAAGAGCATCACCTTCTGTGCCCGCTCGATTCCGCACATGGTAGAGCACTTCCGTCCTGGTTCACTGCTGGTGACTTCTGCAGACCGTCCGGACGTGATCGTTGCCGCATGCCTGGCTGCGATGAACGGCGTTGAAATCGGTGCCCTGCTGCTGACCGGTGGCTATGAGCTGCCGAAACCTGTGATGGATCTGTGTGAGCGCGCCTTCAAGACCGGCCTGCCAGTAATGACGGCCCAGGGCAACACCTGGCAGACGTCACTGAACCTGCAGAGCTTCAGCCTGGAAGTACCGGCTGACGATAAAGAGCGTGTTGAGTTGGTGAATGAATACATGGCCAGCCACATCGACGGCCAGTGGATTGAGTCCCTGTCTGAAGGTTCAAGCCGTGAGCGCCGCCTGAGCCCACCAGCATTCCGTTATCAGCTGACTGAGTTTGCCCGTGCAGCGGCCAAGCGTGTAGTCCTGCCGGAAGGCGACGAGCCACGTACCGTGAAAGCAGCAGCGATCTGTGCCGAGCGCGGTATCGCCGAGTGTGTCCTGCTGGGTAACCCGGAAGAAATCAAGCGTGTAGCTGAGCAACAGGGCGTTGTTCTGGGTGCCGGCGTTGAAATCATCGATCCGGAAGCGGTTCGCGAGCAGTATGTTGCGCGTCTGGTTGAGCTGCGTAAGAACAAAGGCATGACCGAAGTCGTTGCCCGCGAGCAGCTGCAAGACACCGTGGTCCTGGGGACCATGATGCTTGAGCGTGACGAAGTTGACGGTCTGGTTTCCGGTGCGGTTCACACCACAGCCAACACCATCCGTCCACCGCTACAGCTGATCAAGACAGCGCCAGGCGCGTCTCTGGTCTCTTCTGTGTTCTTCATGTTGCTGCCAGACCAAGTTCTGGTTTACGGTGACTGCGCGATCAACCCGGATCCAAACGCAGAGCAACTGGCTGAAATCGCGATTCAGTCTGCCGATTCAGCCAAGGCGTTCGGCATTGAGCCACGCGTGGCGATGATCTCCTACTCGACCGGTACTTCGGGTCAGGGTGCAGACGTTGATAAAGTTCGCGAAGCGACCCGCATCGCGCAGGAAAAACGTCCTGATCTGGTGATCGACGGCCCGCTTCAGTACGACGCCGCGATCATGGAAAACGTCGCCGCTTCGAAAGCGCCGAACTCCCCGGTTGCCGGTAAAGCGACCGTGTTCGTCTTCCCGGACCTGAACACAGGTAACACCACGTACAAAGCGGTACAGCGTTCTGCCGATCTGGTTTCCATCGGTCCAATGCTGCAGGGGATGCGCAAGCCGGTCAACGACCTGTCACGTGGCGCCCTGGTTGACGACATCGTCTACACCGTTGCACTGACTGCGATTCAGGCCAAGCAAGCTGAAGATGCAAAAGCCTGA
- a CDS encoding acetate kinase produces the protein MSKLVLVLNCGSSSLKFAVVDAVSGEEHLTGLAECLHLPEARIKWKLDGKHEAQLGDGAAHEEALKFMVETILASKPELAENLAAIGHRVVHGGEKFTQSALIDEAVLKGIEECATLAPLHNPAHIIGIKAAQKAFPALKNVAVFDTAFHQTMPEEAYLYALPYNLYKEHGIRRYGMHGTSHLFITRETAERLGKPAEELNIINCHLGNGASVCAIKNGQSVDTSMGLTPLEGLVMGTRCGDIDPAIIFHLHDTLGYSVEQINTMLTKESGLQGLTEVTSDCRFVEDNYGEKEEATRAMDVFCHRLAKYVAGYTASLEGRLDAIVFTGGIGENSAPIREMVLNRLAILGVEVDGEANLKARFGGEGVITTADSRVPAMVVSTNEELIIAEDTARLAEI, from the coding sequence ATGTCTAAGCTGGTTTTAGTTCTTAACTGCGGCAGTTCTTCACTTAAATTCGCTGTTGTTGATGCAGTCTCTGGTGAGGAGCATCTGACAGGTCTTGCAGAATGTCTGCACCTTCCTGAAGCACGTATCAAGTGGAAACTTGACGGTAAGCACGAAGCTCAACTGGGTGACGGCGCAGCGCACGAAGAAGCCCTGAAATTCATGGTTGAAACTATCCTTGCTTCTAAACCTGAACTGGCAGAGAACCTGGCAGCGATCGGCCACCGTGTTGTTCACGGCGGCGAGAAATTCACCCAGTCTGCCCTGATCGACGAAGCCGTTCTGAAAGGTATCGAAGAGTGTGCAACCCTGGCGCCGCTGCACAACCCTGCGCACATCATCGGTATCAAAGCCGCTCAAAAAGCATTCCCGGCGCTGAAGAACGTTGCAGTATTTGACACGGCGTTCCACCAGACCATGCCAGAAGAAGCGTACCTGTACGCACTGCCATACAACCTGTACAAAGAGCACGGTATCCGTCGCTACGGCATGCACGGGACTTCTCACCTGTTCATCACGCGTGAAACCGCGGAGCGTCTGGGCAAGCCAGCGGAAGAGCTGAACATCATCAACTGCCATCTGGGTAACGGCGCATCTGTATGTGCAATCAAAAACGGCCAGTCTGTTGACACCTCGATGGGTCTGACGCCACTGGAAGGTCTGGTGATGGGTACCCGTTGTGGTGACATCGATCCAGCGATCATCTTCCACCTGCACGACACCCTGGGCTACTCCGTTGAGCAAATCAATACCATGCTGACCAAAGAGTCTGGTCTGCAAGGTCTGACTGAAGTGACTTCTGACTGCCGTTTCGTTGAAGACAACTACGGTGAGAAAGAAGAAGCGACCCGCGCCATGGACGTATTCTGCCACCGTCTGGCGAAATACGTTGCTGGTTACACGGCTTCTCTGGAAGGCCGCCTGGACGCAATCGTCTTCACTGGTGGTATCGGTGAGAACTCTGCCCCGATCCGTGAGATGGTGCTGAACCGCCTGGCGATCCTGGGTGTAGAAGTTGACGGTGAAGCAAACCTGAAAGCACGCTTCGGCGGCGAAGGCGTGATCACCACTGCCGACAGCCGTGTTCCTGCCATGGTTGTTTCAACCAACGAAGAACTGATCATCGCCGAAGATACAGCACGTCTGGCTGAAATCTAA
- the yfbV gene encoding terminus macrodomain insulation protein YfbV, which yields MSQKKSIWASFQQGQQYMAIWPMRKELAAMFPESRYIKATKFASRVMPAVAVMSVLSQMAFNNYEALPQAIAVALFALSMPLQGLWWLGRRSRTQLPPSLASWYRELHGKITSEGFALQPMKAQPRYLELAQVLNRAFKQLDKTALERWF from the coding sequence ATGAGTCAGAAAAAATCGATCTGGGCCTCTTTTCAACAGGGCCAGCAGTACATGGCGATCTGGCCGATGCGAAAAGAACTGGCGGCGATGTTCCCGGAATCGCGCTATATCAAAGCCACAAAATTTGCCAGCCGGGTGATGCCGGCGGTGGCGGTGATGAGTGTACTTAGCCAGATGGCGTTCAACAATTACGAGGCGCTGCCGCAGGCGATTGCTGTGGCGCTGTTTGCCCTGAGTATGCCGTTGCAGGGGTTGTGGTGGCTGGGCAGGCGCAGCCGGACCCAGTTGCCGCCGTCGCTGGCAAGCTGGTATCGCGAGCTGCACGGGAAGATCACCAGCGAAGGGTTTGCCTTACAGCCGATGAAAGCGCAGCCGCGTTATCTGGAATTGGCCCAGGTGCTGAACCGGGCGTTCAAGCAACTGGATAAAACCGCGCTGGAGCGTTGGTTTTAA
- a CDS encoding DUF6172 family protein: protein MKKTFALTHPKKAVPRVVEAVKYEVKKYLKRERRKSLPAGADYWDFDCRFGHTEQEAKVIHVKEINKFIDEAESLALASFYLEILAKPGVRQKKIDSDDE, encoded by the coding sequence ATGAAAAAGACATTTGCTTTAACTCACCCCAAGAAAGCAGTTCCGCGTGTTGTAGAAGCGGTTAAGTATGAAGTGAAGAAATATCTCAAGCGGGAGCGCAGAAAAAGCCTGCCTGCCGGCGCGGACTATTGGGATTTCGACTGCCGATTCGGCCATACCGAGCAGGAAGCAAAGGTCATTCACGTCAAGGAAATCAATAAGTTCATTGATGAAGCCGAGTCCCTGGCACTGGCCTCCTTCTACCTGGAAATCCTGGCCAAGCCGGGTGTACGCCAAAAGAAAATCGACAGCGACGACGAGTAA